The following coding sequences lie in one Salmo salar chromosome ssa13, Ssal_v3.1, whole genome shotgun sequence genomic window:
- the LOC106567886 gene encoding brain-specific homeobox/POU domain protein 3-like encodes MMSMNSKQPFSMHPILHEPKYTPLQSSSEAIRRACMPTHSLQGNIFAGFDETLLQRAEALAAVDIAKSHPYKPDATYHTMTTMTSMTCTPTSSSAHLHHPSVLTSHHHHHPHHQGSQGLDGDLLDHLTPGMSISLGGMPGSDVCSTASHPHAHMSAINHMQHHHHHQQAMNMHPHSMGSHTSLGGGGDSEPDPRELESFAERFKQRRIKLGVTQADVGSALANLKIPGVGCLSQSTICRFESLTLSHNNMVALKPILEAWLEEAERAQREKMTKPEIFNGGDKKRKRTSIAAPEKRSLEAYFAVQPRPSSEKIAAIAEKLDLKKNVVRVWFCNQRQKQKRMKFSATH; translated from the exons ATGATGTCAATGAACAGCAAACAACCTTTCAGTATGCATCCCATACTGCACGAGCCCAAATACACGCCTCTGCAATCGAGCTCGGAGGCCATCCGGAGGGCATGCATGCCCACTCACTCG CTGCAGGGCAACATCTTCGCCGGCTTCGATGAGACTTTACTGCAGAGGGCTGAAGCGCTGGCGGCGGTGGATATCGCAAAGAGCCATCCTTACAAGCCAGACGCGacctaccacaccatgaccaccaTGACCAGCatgacctgtacccccacctcgtCCTCGGCCCACCTCCATCACCCATCCGTGCTCACctcgcaccaccaccaccacccccatcaccAGGGCTCTCAGGGCCTGGATGGCGACCTTCTGGACCACCTGACCCCCGGCATGTCCATCTCCCTGGGAGGAATGCCCGGCTCTGACGTCTGCTCCACGGCCTCCCATCCGCACGCCCACATGTCCGCCATCAACCACATGcagcaccaccatcatcaccaacaaGCCATGAAcatgcacccccacagcatgggTTCGCACACCTCGCTGGGCGGCGGCGGGGACTCAGAGCCAGACCCTAGGGAGCTGGAGTCCTTCGCAGAGCGGTTCAAGCAGAGGCGGATCAAGCTGGGGGTGACGCAGGCGGATGTGGGCTCGGCCCTGGCGAACCTTAAAATCCCCGGGGTTGGTTGCCTCAGTCAGAGCACGATTTGCCGGTTCGAGTCCCTCACCTTGTCTCATAATAACATGGTGGCCCTAAAACCCATCCTGGAAGCGTGgctggaggaggcagagagggcgcAGCGGGAGAAAATGACCAAGCCGGAGATTTTCAACGGAGGAGACAAGAAGAGAAAACGTACCTCTATCGCTGCTCCGGAGAAGCGCTCTTTAGAGGCATATTTCGCCGTGCAGCCGAGGCCCTCGTCAGAGAAGATTGCAGCGATAGCCGAGAAACTGGACCTCAAAAAGAACGTGGTCAGGGTGTGGTTTTGCAATCAAAGGCAAAAGCAGAAAAGGATGAAGTTCTCTGCAACACACTAG